The Campylobacterota bacterium genome includes a window with the following:
- a CDS encoding glycosyltransferase, translating into MPYPRSTLIISVYKDTEALGFILDSLEHQSVAPDEIIISEDGDSNEMAEFVAAQKGRFPHLVHLTQADEGWRKNIAMNNAIKAASHEYLIFIDGDCVPYSTFIQGHVENAQKGIVLCGKRFELGPEYTAKVKQHTLPFAQLEKHFLWHLPWMVKDGARHVEEGFYFSSGSLLSNITKRYVRYIIGCNFSCFKEDMLKINGFDETYRLPSVGEDIDLGWRFRGLGIELKSCRNNACMMHLWHKKRFAEEEGIINNRILKANFDENRFVCVNGIEKLSPGAC; encoded by the coding sequence ATGCCCTATCCCCGTTCAACCCTGATCATCTCGGTCTACAAAGACACCGAAGCGCTCGGGTTCATCCTCGACAGCCTCGAACACCAGAGCGTCGCGCCCGATGAGATCATCATTTCCGAAGACGGCGATTCTAACGAAATGGCGGAATTCGTGGCGGCGCAAAAAGGGCGGTTCCCCCATCTCGTCCACCTGACCCAGGCCGACGAGGGGTGGCGGAAAAATATTGCCATGAACAACGCGATCAAAGCCGCAAGCCATGAATATCTGATCTTCATCGACGGGGATTGCGTACCTTACAGCACATTTATCCAAGGCCACGTCGAAAACGCGCAAAAAGGGATTGTCCTGTGCGGGAAACGTTTCGAACTGGGGCCGGAATATACGGCCAAAGTCAAACAACATACCCTCCCCTTTGCACAGCTTGAAAAACATTTCCTGTGGCATTTGCCATGGATGGTGAAAGACGGTGCAAGACACGTTGAAGAAGGTTTTTATTTCTCCTCGGGCAGTCTGTTGAGCAATATCACCAAACGCTACGTCCGCTACATCATCGGCTGCAACTTCTCGTGCTTTAAAGAAGACATGCTCAAAATCAACGGCTTCGATGAAACCTACCGCCTCCCTTCCGTGGGAGAGGATATTGACCTTGGATGGCGTTTCCGCGGCCTGGGGATCGAGCTCAAATCGTGCCGCAACAACGCCTGCATGATGCACCTGTGGCACAAAAAACGCTTTGCCGAAGAAGAAGGGATCATCAATAACCGCATTCTCAAAGCGAACTTCGATGAAAACCGCTTCGTATGC